A genomic stretch from Croceibacterium aestuarii includes:
- a CDS encoding Do family serine endopeptidase: MKDVKPVRYSYGITSALLLGGAAATLITGFPAGAQVAQNDDQAISRIVPKAGAPTSFADLTEQLQPAVVNIATKQRVQVSQNPFQGTPFADLFGGQGGGAPATREAQSLGSGFIISADGFIVTNNHVITAEGQGKVEEISVTTADGTEYPAKLVGSDAESDLAVLKISGRKDFPFVHFGDSKHARVGDWVIAIGNPFGLGGTVTSGIVSAVYRATGGGAYDRYIQTDASINRGNSGGPLFDMQGNVIGINNAIFSPSGGSVGIGFAIPADTAEPIVQKLISGEEILRGYLGVQINPVSEDFADALGIPPNRGEFVQRVEKGEPADQAGLKAGDVVLKVNGKEVTPDQTLSYIVANIKPGTRVPLEFLRNGKRETVQLTVGRRPSAEELASQRFDPNTGDDRQDNVAPTGSGLVEQALGIQALALTPQISRQLGLTEGTSGVVVTAVDPNSDAAQKGLQRGTVIYQANYQDIASPQDLEAAVRAVKAEGREAILLRLQPRGGPTISAPIRLRGDD; encoded by the coding sequence ATGAAGGACGTGAAGCCCGTGCGCTACTCATACGGAATCACCTCGGCCCTGTTGCTCGGCGGAGCGGCAGCAACACTCATCACCGGCTTTCCTGCCGGCGCCCAGGTCGCGCAGAACGACGATCAGGCGATCAGCCGAATCGTGCCCAAGGCCGGAGCTCCGACGAGCTTCGCCGACCTTACCGAACAGTTGCAGCCTGCGGTGGTCAACATCGCCACCAAGCAGCGCGTGCAGGTCAGCCAGAACCCCTTCCAGGGCACACCGTTCGCCGATCTGTTCGGCGGACAGGGCGGCGGCGCCCCCGCCACGCGCGAAGCGCAATCGCTCGGCTCCGGCTTCATCATTTCGGCCGACGGTTTCATCGTCACCAACAACCACGTCATCACCGCCGAAGGTCAGGGCAAGGTCGAGGAAATCTCGGTCACCACGGCGGACGGGACCGAATATCCCGCCAAGCTCGTCGGCTCGGACGCCGAGTCGGACCTCGCCGTCCTGAAGATCAGCGGCAGGAAAGACTTCCCGTTCGTCCACTTCGGCGATTCGAAGCACGCCCGGGTCGGCGATTGGGTCATCGCGATCGGCAACCCGTTCGGCCTCGGCGGAACCGTGACCAGCGGTATCGTTTCCGCGGTCTACCGCGCGACCGGCGGCGGCGCCTACGACCGGTACATTCAGACCGACGCCAGCATCAATCGCGGCAACTCGGGCGGCCCGCTGTTCGACATGCAGGGCAATGTCATCGGCATCAACAACGCGATTTTCAGCCCCTCGGGCGGCAGCGTCGGGATCGGTTTCGCGATTCCCGCCGATACCGCCGAGCCGATCGTGCAGAAGCTGATCAGCGGCGAGGAAATCCTCCGCGGCTACCTCGGCGTGCAGATCAATCCCGTGTCCGAAGACTTCGCCGATGCGCTCGGCATCCCGCCCAACCGCGGCGAGTTCGTTCAGCGCGTCGAAAAGGGCGAGCCGGCAGACCAGGCCGGGCTCAAGGCCGGCGACGTCGTGCTCAAGGTCAACGGCAAGGAAGTCACGCCCGACCAGACGCTCTCGTACATCGTCGCGAACATCAAGCCGGGCACCCGCGTGCCGCTCGAATTCCTCCGCAACGGCAAGCGTGAGACCGTGCAGCTGACCGTCGGTCGCCGGCCCAGTGCCGAAGAGCTCGCCAGCCAGCGGTTCGACCCGAACACGGGCGACGACCGGCAGGACAACGTCGCGCCCACCGGCAGCGGCCTCGTCGAACAGGCGCTGGGCATCCAGGCACTGGCGCTGACCCCGCAGATTTCGCGTCAGCTCGGCCTGACCGAAGGAACCAGCGGCGTGGTGGTAACCGCCGTCGATCCGAATTCCGACGCGGCCCAGAAGGGGCTCCAGCGCGGGACGGTGATCTACCAGGCGAATTACCAGGATATCGCTTCGCCCCAGGACCTCGAAGCCGCAGTGCGCGCGGTGAAGGCCGAGGGCCGGGAAGCCATCCTGCTGCGTCTGCAGCCGCGCGGCGGCCCGACGATCTCCGCACCGATCCGGCTCCGCGGCGACGACTGA
- the hflC gene encoding protease modulator HflC, with product MEALWHNHKLSIVAIAVLIVAAFSTLIVVPETEQAVIVRTGEPIAVVNRFKPNQPYGQTGAGVWYRIPFVDNVQYIDKRVLTVDMDPQQVLSTDQLRLNVDAYARYRVIDPVKLVETVGTTENFEAQLAPILSSVVRQELGRRSFASLLTAERGTTMQNIRDKLDTQAREYGAQVIDVRIKRADLPDGTPLESAFARMRTARQQEAATIRAQGQKNAQIIRADADAEAAKIYAAAYGKDPQFYDFYRAMQSYDTTFAKDSDGNGSSQIIMGDDNEYLRQFRGR from the coding sequence ATGGAAGCCCTGTGGCACAACCACAAGTTGAGCATCGTGGCGATCGCGGTGCTGATCGTCGCTGCATTCTCGACGTTGATCGTCGTGCCCGAAACCGAACAGGCGGTCATCGTCCGCACCGGTGAGCCGATCGCGGTGGTCAACAGGTTCAAGCCGAACCAGCCCTACGGCCAGACCGGCGCGGGCGTGTGGTACCGGATACCGTTCGTCGACAACGTGCAGTATATCGACAAGCGCGTGCTGACCGTCGACATGGACCCGCAGCAGGTGCTTTCGACCGACCAGCTGCGGCTCAACGTCGATGCCTATGCCAGGTACCGGGTAATCGATCCGGTCAAGCTGGTCGAAACGGTCGGCACGACCGAGAACTTCGAAGCGCAACTGGCCCCGATCCTCTCGTCGGTCGTGCGCCAGGAGCTCGGCCGCCGCAGCTTCGCCTCGCTGCTCACTGCCGAGCGCGGGACGACGATGCAGAACATCCGCGACAAGCTCGATACCCAGGCCCGCGAATACGGAGCGCAGGTCATCGACGTGCGGATCAAGCGCGCCGATCTGCCCGACGGCACGCCGCTGGAATCGGCCTTTGCCAGGATGCGGACGGCGCGGCAGCAGGAAGCGGCCACGATCCGCGCGCAAGGGCAGAAGAACGCCCAGATCATTCGCGCCGATGCCGATGCCGAGGCGGCAAAGATTTATGCCGCGGCCTATGGCAAGGATCCGCAATTCTACGATTTCTATCGCGCCATGCAGAGCTACGACACGACGTTTGCCAAGGATTCGGACGGCAACGGGTCGAGCCAGATCATCATGGGCGACGACAACGAGTATTTGCGACAATTTCGCGGCCGCTAG
- the hflK gene encoding FtsH protease activity modulator HflK produces the protein MAGKKSPWGNPVGGSGGEPESNDGDTPSGENKPNGPRNPWLPGGGGDRPRRSASIEDIFKNRGPEGPRRAGGGGGGPNFRLPQRPGGGSWLPFVIGGIALVWLGFSSIHQVEPKEQGIVTTFGQYSRTLQPGLNFTLPWPIQHVDVEPVSEIRIERIPDGTAQRLMLTGDQNLVDLSYLVRWDIKDLKQFRFQLLDPESTVREVAEAAMRASVAEEPLNRVLSGAGRADIEQQVRRRMQQILDTYRSGIGIQGVEIRKTDPPSEVEEAFKDVSAAQQQAESYINQAEAVAQQVLARAQGDAAAFDKVYEQYRLAPEVTRRRMYYETMERVLRNTDKTVIEAQGVTPYLPLPELKRRAQAATPAPTDAGGQ, from the coding sequence ATGGCGGGCAAGAAGAGCCCTTGGGGAAATCCGGTCGGCGGCAGCGGCGGCGAACCCGAGAGCAATGACGGCGATACGCCCAGCGGCGAAAACAAGCCGAACGGACCGCGCAACCCGTGGTTGCCGGGGGGCGGCGGCGATCGTCCGCGCCGCTCGGCCAGCATCGAGGATATCTTCAAGAATCGCGGGCCCGAAGGGCCGCGCCGCGCCGGCGGCGGCGGGGGCGGTCCCAACTTCCGCCTGCCCCAGCGTCCCGGGGGCGGTTCGTGGTTGCCGTTCGTCATCGGCGGGATTGCGCTGGTGTGGCTGGGTTTCTCTTCGATCCACCAGGTGGAGCCGAAGGAACAAGGCATCGTCACGACCTTCGGCCAGTACTCGCGCACCCTGCAGCCGGGCCTCAATTTCACGCTGCCCTGGCCGATCCAGCACGTCGACGTCGAACCGGTGTCGGAAATCCGCATCGAGAGGATTCCGGATGGCACCGCGCAGCGTCTCATGCTCACCGGCGACCAGAACCTCGTAGACCTGAGCTACCTGGTGCGCTGGGACATCAAGGATCTCAAGCAGTTCCGCTTCCAGCTTCTCGATCCCGAAAGCACGGTACGCGAGGTGGCCGAGGCGGCGATGCGCGCCTCGGTGGCGGAAGAGCCGCTCAATCGCGTTCTCTCGGGCGCGGGTCGCGCCGACATCGAACAGCAGGTCCGCCGCCGGATGCAGCAGATACTCGACACCTACCGTTCGGGCATCGGCATTCAGGGCGTCGAAATCCGCAAGACCGACCCGCCGAGCGAAGTCGAAGAGGCCTTCAAGGACGTTTCGGCCGCGCAGCAGCAAGCCGAAAGCTACATCAACCAGGCCGAAGCCGTCGCGCAGCAGGTCCTCGCCCGGGCGCAAGGCGACGCCGCGGCATTCGACAAGGTCTACGAACAGTATCGCCTCGCCCCCGAGGTGACCCGGCGCCGGATGTATTACGAAACAATGGAGCGCGTTTTGCGCAACACCGACAAGACGGTCATCGAAGCACAGGGCGTCACGCCCTATCTGCCGCTGCCCGAACTGAAGCGCCGCGCCCAGGCCGCAACGCCGGCCCCGACGGACGCGGGAGGTCAGTGA
- a CDS encoding Mrp/NBP35 family ATP-binding protein gives MIDETTIREALPPTAAGRVKQILVKEGAATLVVDAAGMARADAEALERDIRERVGAIEGIAEVRVALMADKPVRRIIAVGSGKGGVGKSTLTANLAVALAATGRKVGVVDADVYGPSQVMLLDAAQQKARASENSLHPVETEFGVRFLSMGQLIQPGKAIAWRGAMVGKALGQLMSAEWGDTEVLLVDLPPGTGDVQLSMIQQHRPAGAVIVTTPQDLALIDATRAIDLFNQVDVPIVGLVENMAGYVCPHCGESSDPFGKGGAEAAAQALGIPFLGRVPLAMEIRVASDTGQPPAANPGPLSEPFAAIAAGLAAWLDRDGSR, from the coding sequence ATGATTGATGAAACAACGATACGCGAGGCCCTGCCGCCGACGGCGGCGGGCCGGGTCAAACAAATCCTGGTCAAGGAAGGAGCCGCGACCCTCGTGGTCGATGCCGCCGGCATGGCGCGGGCCGACGCCGAAGCGCTCGAACGCGACATTCGCGAACGCGTCGGCGCGATCGAGGGCATTGCCGAGGTTCGCGTTGCGCTGATGGCCGACAAGCCGGTGCGGCGGATCATCGCCGTCGGGTCGGGCAAGGGCGGGGTCGGCAAGTCGACCCTTACCGCCAATCTCGCGGTGGCGCTGGCGGCAACGGGCCGCAAGGTCGGGGTCGTCGACGCCGACGTCTACGGGCCCAGCCAGGTCATGCTGCTCGATGCCGCGCAGCAGAAGGCGCGCGCTTCGGAGAATTCGCTTCACCCGGTCGAGACCGAATTCGGCGTGCGTTTCCTGTCGATGGGACAGCTCATCCAGCCGGGCAAGGCGATTGCCTGGCGCGGGGCGATGGTGGGCAAGGCGCTGGGCCAACTGATGAGCGCCGAATGGGGCGACACCGAAGTGCTGCTGGTCGACCTGCCGCCGGGAACAGGCGACGTGCAACTCTCGATGATCCAGCAGCATCGTCCGGCCGGCGCGGTCATCGTCACCACGCCGCAGGATCTCGCGCTGATCGACGCCACGCGCGCGATCGACCTGTTCAACCAGGTCGATGTGCCGATCGTCGGACTGGTCGAGAACATGGCCGGGTATGTCTGCCCGCACTGCGGGGAAAGCTCCGATCCGTTCGGCAAGGGCGGGGCCGAAGCGGCGGCGCAGGCGCTCGGCATTCCGTTCCTCGGCCGCGTCCCGCTGGCCATGGAAATCCGCGTGGCCAGCGACACCGGCCAACCCCCTGCCGCCAATCCCGGTCCGCTGAGCGAGCCGTTCGCGGCCATCGCTGCGGGACTCGCCGCCTGGCTCGACCGGGACGGGAGCCGCTGA
- a CDS encoding molybdopterin cofactor-binding domain-containing protein gives MHVSRRGLIAGAAVGGGLLVAWALYPRRYGAPLPTGPGEEAFGAWLTIGQDGVVTVAVPQLEMGQGATTLLPQIVAMELGADWRQVAAGPAPISGAYANLPLAAKWSPLWHPAIPALADDADDLLLRRWAQERNFTATADGTTLAAYEMPCREAAASARAMLCMAAADRWDVDWEECDASAGLVTHQDKRATFGELAAEAAQYDPPSPPPLRTDSLAETGERFLDPEELQTAFPRLDLPSKVDGSYQFAGDVRLPDMAFAAIRHGPLDRAELSSFDKRAAAGSPGLLGVIQGKRWIAAVADTWWAAEQALGALAPRFRVANPVESDRIAEILDHGVRSGEPQRVAERGAGDDEMGKPTLALRYDVLPAVHGAIETASCTARLSDGRLELWLATQAPEPARVAAARALGLSAEDVVLYPMPAGGSFDRRLEHDHAIEAALIARESGRPIQLVWSRWQEQLMERPRPPVAAVLSARLGENGYIDTFRARLAMPPAAQEFGHRLFDNRTTWAAIEGVEGEADPMVLEGLMPTYAIPNVALDHVPVRIGLPSGRLRGNAHGYTAFMVESFVDEVAHRHGQEPLAFRMSMLGGSPRLAQCLQAAARLGEWGGGEGGSGQGIACHRMGDADSGGNIAVVAVAAAGEGGVRVSKLYAAVDIGRVVNRDIALQQIEGGLIFGLGLALGSAAEYERGLPVYGRLAALQVPQLTDSPDIVIELIDSEAPPFDPGEIGVPPVAPAIANALFSATGLRLRRLPLLSGGL, from the coding sequence ATGCACGTCTCGCGCCGCGGCCTGATCGCCGGCGCGGCCGTCGGCGGCGGCTTGTTGGTCGCGTGGGCCTTGTACCCGCGCCGTTACGGCGCGCCGCTGCCGACCGGGCCGGGTGAAGAAGCCTTCGGTGCCTGGCTGACCATCGGCCAAGACGGAGTCGTCACGGTGGCGGTGCCGCAACTCGAGATGGGCCAGGGGGCGACCACGCTGCTGCCGCAGATCGTGGCGATGGAGCTCGGGGCGGACTGGCGCCAGGTCGCCGCGGGCCCGGCACCGATCAGCGGGGCCTACGCCAACCTGCCGCTGGCGGCGAAGTGGTCGCCGCTGTGGCACCCGGCAATTCCCGCGCTGGCCGACGATGCGGACGATCTCCTGCTACGCCGCTGGGCGCAGGAGCGGAACTTCACCGCTACCGCCGACGGCACGACGCTGGCGGCCTATGAAATGCCGTGCCGCGAGGCGGCGGCGAGCGCGCGGGCCATGTTGTGCATGGCGGCGGCCGATCGCTGGGATGTCGACTGGGAGGAATGCGATGCCTCCGCCGGCCTGGTGACCCACCAAGACAAGCGCGCGACCTTCGGCGAACTCGCCGCGGAGGCCGCGCAGTACGACCCGCCTTCGCCCCCGCCGCTGCGCACCGACAGCCTGGCGGAGACGGGCGAACGGTTCCTCGACCCTGAAGAGCTCCAGACCGCCTTCCCCCGGCTCGACCTCCCATCCAAGGTCGACGGCAGCTACCAGTTCGCCGGCGACGTGCGCCTGCCCGACATGGCTTTTGCCGCGATCCGCCACGGCCCGCTCGACCGGGCCGAGCTGTCGAGCTTCGACAAGCGCGCAGCGGCGGGCTCGCCGGGGCTGCTCGGCGTCATCCAGGGCAAGCGCTGGATCGCCGCCGTCGCGGACACCTGGTGGGCCGCCGAGCAGGCGCTCGGCGCGCTTGCCCCCCGTTTCCGCGTCGCCAATCCGGTCGAGAGCGACCGTATCGCCGAGATTCTCGACCACGGCGTGCGGAGCGGCGAGCCGCAGCGGGTGGCCGAGCGCGGGGCGGGCGACGATGAAATGGGCAAGCCGACGCTGGCGCTGCGTTACGATGTCCTTCCGGCGGTGCACGGAGCGATCGAGACCGCGAGCTGCACCGCACGGCTGTCGGACGGGCGGCTCGAACTGTGGCTCGCAACCCAGGCGCCCGAGCCGGCGCGCGTCGCGGCGGCCCGCGCGCTCGGCCTCTCGGCCGAAGACGTCGTGCTCTATCCGATGCCGGCGGGGGGCAGTTTCGACCGCCGGCTCGAACACGATCACGCGATCGAGGCGGCGCTGATTGCGCGCGAGTCCGGACGCCCGATCCAGCTGGTCTGGTCGCGCTGGCAGGAGCAGTTGATGGAGCGCCCGCGCCCGCCGGTGGCCGCAGTGCTCAGCGCCCGGCTCGGCGAAAACGGCTACATCGACACCTTCCGCGCCCGGCTGGCCATGCCCCCGGCGGCGCAGGAATTCGGCCACCGCCTGTTCGACAACCGCACCACCTGGGCGGCGATCGAGGGCGTCGAAGGCGAGGCCGATCCGATGGTCCTCGAAGGGCTGATGCCGACTTATGCCATTCCTAACGTTGCGCTCGACCATGTGCCGGTGCGCATCGGCCTGCCGAGCGGCCGGCTGCGCGGCAATGCCCATGGCTACACCGCGTTCATGGTCGAAAGCTTTGTCGACGAAGTGGCGCACCGCCATGGGCAGGAACCGCTCGCCTTCCGCATGTCGATGCTCGGCGGCAGCCCGCGCCTCGCGCAGTGCCTGCAGGCGGCCGCGCGGCTCGGCGAATGGGGCGGCGGCGAGGGCGGCAGTGGGCAGGGTATTGCCTGCCACCGCATGGGCGATGCCGATAGCGGCGGAAACATCGCCGTCGTCGCCGTCGCCGCGGCGGGCGAGGGTGGGGTGCGCGTCAGCAAGCTCTATGCCGCGGTCGATATCGGCCGGGTAGTCAACCGCGACATCGCGCTGCAGCAGATCGAGGGCGGGCTGATCTTCGGCCTCGGCCTGGCGCTCGGCTCGGCCGCGGAATACGAGCGCGGCCTGCCGGTCTACGGCCGTCTCGCCGCGCTGCAGGTGCCGCAGCTTACCGACAGCCCCGACATCGTCATCGAGCTCATCGACAGCGAGGCGCCGCCCTTCGATCCGGGCGAGATCGGCGTGCCGCCGGTCGCACCGGCGATCGCCAATGCGCTCTTTTCGGCAACCGGGCTTCGCTTGCGCCGTCTCCCGCTGCTATCGGGCGGGCTATGA
- the hemH gene encoding ferrochelatase, protein MTWHPQDLPSDHPPVTSGAIGVLLVNLGTPDAPDAKSVKRYLLEFLSDRRVVEIPAIVWQPLLRGIILNTRPKKSAHAYSQVWTEEGSPLAAITAAQAAALQERLGDAVLVRHAMRYGKPAIGEQLQALLDAGCERILLAPLYPQYSGATTATVVDKAADKLRDMRWQPALRTLPPYHDDPLHIAALARDLGAQLDALDFDPETLLLSFHGMPERTLHLGDPYHCQCRKTARLLEAALDRPGLRFVTTFQSRFGRAKWLEPATDAMLAEEARKGTRRLAVAAPGFSADCLETLEELAIRGREQFIEAGGTHYAALSCLNAGEAGMDMLEALVRRELAGWIG, encoded by the coding sequence ATGACCTGGCATCCCCAAGACCTTCCTTCCGATCATCCCCCGGTGACGAGCGGCGCGATCGGCGTCTTGCTGGTCAACCTCGGCACCCCCGACGCGCCCGACGCAAAGTCGGTCAAACGCTACCTGCTCGAATTCCTGTCGGATCGCCGGGTGGTCGAGATTCCGGCTATCGTGTGGCAGCCCTTGCTGCGCGGTATCATATTGAACACGCGGCCCAAAAAGTCCGCCCATGCCTATTCGCAGGTCTGGACCGAGGAGGGTTCGCCGCTGGCTGCAATCACCGCTGCGCAGGCGGCGGCCCTGCAGGAGAGACTGGGCGATGCGGTCCTCGTGCGCCATGCCATGCGCTACGGAAAACCGGCCATCGGCGAGCAGCTGCAGGCGCTGCTGGATGCCGGCTGCGAGCGCATCCTGCTGGCGCCGCTCTATCCGCAGTATAGCGGCGCGACGACCGCGACGGTTGTGGACAAGGCTGCGGACAAGCTGCGGGACATGCGTTGGCAACCGGCGCTGCGCACGCTGCCGCCGTACCACGACGATCCCCTTCACATCGCGGCTCTGGCGCGCGATCTCGGCGCGCAGCTCGATGCGCTGGACTTCGATCCCGAGACGCTGCTGCTGAGCTTCCACGGCATGCCCGAGCGCACGCTCCACCTCGGCGATCCCTACCATTGCCAATGCCGCAAGACCGCGCGGCTCCTCGAGGCGGCGCTCGACCGTCCCGGCTTGCGCTTCGTCACCACCTTCCAGAGCCGCTTCGGCCGCGCCAAGTGGCTCGAGCCTGCTACCGACGCCATGCTGGCGGAAGAAGCCCGCAAGGGCACCCGGCGACTCGCGGTGGCTGCGCCCGGGTTTTCCGCCGACTGCCTCGAAACGCTCGAGGAGCTGGCGATCCGCGGCCGTGAGCAGTTTATCGAGGCCGGCGGCACGCACTATGCCGCGCTGTCCTGTCTCAACGCCGGGGAGGCGGGCATGGACATGCTCGAGGCGCTGGT